Proteins encoded within one genomic window of Sinorhizobium sp. B11:
- a CDS encoding dual specificity protein phosphatase family protein, with protein sequence MDGPVYARPAISLIAEGLGPFGATLFIGGGSGASNIGLLREHQITTVVNCAVNLDINYVTADEETADVRASGYGDIRYYKVGLIDGEGSPDTMMLGAYYVLDGALRQTMPKRETYPFPDGGNVLVNCRSGRSRSVSLVALFLHKQQPHFYPTLDDALAIIRERRELHPDEWFETPKPMLYDAARRASEWIDLIEAQKQGHS encoded by the coding sequence ATGGATGGACCTGTCTACGCACGCCCGGCGATCAGTTTGATCGCGGAAGGCCTCGGACCCTTCGGGGCCACCCTCTTCATTGGCGGAGGCAGCGGCGCAAGCAATATCGGCCTGCTACGCGAACACCAGATTACCACCGTGGTGAACTGTGCTGTCAACCTCGACATCAACTATGTAACGGCGGATGAGGAAACAGCTGACGTAAGGGCGTCAGGCTACGGCGATATCCGCTATTATAAGGTCGGTCTGATCGACGGGGAGGGCAGCCCCGATACAATGATGCTCGGCGCCTACTATGTCCTCGATGGCGCTCTCCGCCAGACCATGCCGAAGCGGGAAACCTATCCCTTTCCCGACGGCGGCAACGTCCTCGTCAATTGCCGAAGCGGACGCAGCCGCTCCGTTTCGCTGGTTGCGCTTTTTCTTCACAAGCAGCAGCCGCATTTCTACCCGACGCTGGATGATGCCCTTGCCATCATTCGTGAGCGGCGCGAGTTGCATCCGGACGAGTGGTTCGAAACGCCGAAGCCGATGCTCTATGACGCAGCCCGGCGTGCGTCGGAATGGATAGATCTGATCGAAGCGCAAAAGCAGGGTCATTCATGA